From the Solanum pennellii chromosome 4, SPENNV200 genome, one window contains:
- the LOC107015962 gene encoding calvin cycle protein CP12-3, chloroplastic, which produces MALNLKQASIFPIHVASVTGSRRKGVQKVMMMMSGSAGVPKYKGTQMREKQLTEMIEKKVKEAKEVCGEDARSDECKVAWDEVEEVSQAKAHLRIKLQLNQDPLEPYCQDNPDADECRTYDH; this is translated from the coding sequence ATGGCTCTGAACTTGAAGCAGGCATCAATATTCCCAATTCATGTTGCTAGTGTAACTGGATCCAGGAGGAAAGGAGTGCAAaaggtgatgatgatgatgagtggaTCAGCAGGAGTACCAAAGTATAAGGGGACGCAGATGAGAGAAAAACAGCTGACGGAAATGATAGAGAAGAAAGTGAAGGAAGCTAAGGAGGTGTGCGGTGAAGACGCCAGATCGGACGAGTGCAAGGTGGCATGGGATGAGGTGGAAGAAGTAAGCCAGGCTAAGGCGCATCTGCGCATCAAGCTTCAGCTTAATCAAGATCCCCTTGAACCTTACTGTCAAGATAACCCTGACGCCGACGAGTGCCGCACCTATgaccattaa
- the LOC107017117 gene encoding uncharacterized protein LOC107017117 has product MGACLSSSSNIVDQKQLTSYVISISGELRQYSVPINVSQVLQSDISSTFLCSSDRLYFDHFIPSLDSQYQLLPNQIYFMLPASKLKYPLTASDMAALALKASTALEELNKNKSRKSRKITSKNRISPMLLQLEQETNSYYKPTTVGLGISMRSASVRKLQRLSSRRAKMAVRSFRKLITIQEGFVLF; this is encoded by the coding sequence ATGGGTGCTTGCTTGTCTTCCTCCTCGAATATCGTCGATCAAAAGCAGCTGACCAGCTACGTCATCTCAATTAGTGGAGAGCTCCGTCAATATAGCGTTCCCATCAACGTCTCTCAAGTTCTTCAATCGGACATCTCTTCCACCTTCCTATGCAGTTCCGACCGTCTTTACTTTGACCATTTCATACCTTCACTTGATTCCCAATATCAGCTTCTTCCCAATCAGATCTATTTCATGCTTCCGGCCTCCAAGCTTAAATATCCACTCACTGCCTCTGACATGGCAGCTCTTGCCCTAAAGGCTAGCACTGCTCTGGAAGAactcaacaaaaacaaaagccGAAAGTCTAGGAAGATCACCAGTAAGAACCGAATTTCACCCATGCTTCTTCAACTAGAACAAGAAACCAATAGTTATTACAAGCCCACTACCGTAGGACTTGGGATTTCCATGAGATCTGCATCGGTCAGAAAATTGCAGCGATTATCTTCACGCCGGGCAAAGATGGCTGTGCGATCCTTCCGTAAGCTTATCACCATTCAAGAAGGGTTCGTTCTTTTTTAG
- the LOC107017745 gene encoding chlorophyll a-b binding protein 7, chloroplastic — MTLLQLPHLSSSVPKDQRLYRNASALDPFSRHKASWQELAGVLVFSAIPFTAVKAIANSTFGETLRKRLEERKKVAVENSAKFKALALMARNDSIWYGEDRPRWLGPISYDYPAYLNGELPGDYGFDICGLSKDPLALQNYFNYEILHGRWAMLAALGALIPELLNLTGLFQFVEPVWWRVGYSKLKGDTLDYLGIPGLHLAGSQGVIVIAICQALLMVGPEYARYCGIEALEPLGIYLPGDINYPGGVLFDPLNLSKDPMAFEELKVKEIKNGRLAMVAWLGFYVQAALTGKGPVQNLLEHISDPFHNNLLSILKSL, encoded by the exons ATGACACTGCTTCAGCTTCCCCATCTATCGTCCTCCGTCCCTAAAGACCAAAGGTTGTATCGCAATGCAAGTGCACTTGATCCCTTTTCGCGTCACAAGGCTTCATGGCAAGAG CTTGCCGGCGTTCTGGTATTCTCAGCGATTCCTTTCACCGCTGTCAAAGCTATCGCCAACAGTACCTTCGGTGAAACACTCCGTAAACGATtagaagagagaaagaaggTTGCAGTAGAGAATTCAGCTAAGTTCAAAGCACTTGCACTAATGGCAAGAAACGATAG TATCTGGTATGGAGAAGATCGCCCCCGCTGGCTTGGTCCAATTTCTTATGACTATCCTGCTTATCTTAATGGGGAGCTACCCGGGGACTATGGATTTGATATCTGCGGGTTGAGCAAGGATCCCCTGGCCCTTCAAAACTACTTTAA TTATGAAATATTGCATGGTCGTTGGGCTATGCTGGCTGCTCTTGGTGCTTTGATTCCAGAACTTTTAAACCTGACAGGACTTTTCCAGTTTGTGGAACCTGTTTGGTGGCGAGTGGGCTACTCAAAGCTTAAG GGAGATACACTTGACTATTTAGGGATCCCTGGACTCCATTTAGCTGGAAGTCAAGGAGTCATTGTCATAGCCATTTGCCAAGCCCTTTTGATG GTTGGACCAGAATATGCAAGGTATTGTGGAATTGAGGCTTTGGAACCGTTAGGAATTTACTTGCCTGGTGACATCAACTATCCTGGAGGTGTTCTTTTTGATCCATTGAATCTCTCTAAAGATCCGATGGCTTTTGAAGAGCTAAAggtgaaagaaataaaaaatgggCGCCTTGCTATGGTTGCCTGGTTAGGCTTTTATGTCCAAGCCGCTCTTACGGGTAAAGGCCCTGTGCAAAACCTTCTGGAGCATATCTCAGATCCATTCCACAATAACTTGCTCTCCATTCTAAAGTCTCTGTAA
- the LOC107017744 gene encoding uncharacterized protein LOC107017744 produces MMNSTSIKPLRRSGTSIVTMKRLNNTSSFPLAHAPLSAVSAHSSAAKTKGGNQPSPTPTYIEFPTSPQPPDDHTGYHANHNGTIVHHTHSKHPLAEITLSELFTCSGCKEFGTGRRYACQDCDFQLHHFCALSPPSLKAHPFHGQHQLVFHAKPKQVKAGIAWPRCDVCCKSTKGFTFRCRVKSCNFQMHPCCAMLSTEIKFPNHPHLLKVLPQGNTLTGGAGGGNDQPGMVCSECKKKRSSGRVYSCTVCDYHLHALCAKSMINGLQEYGIKPPEKPTMLGTAARLASQVVIEFIGGLIEGFGEGVGEVLVQNIGRGRRSTNRRRIA; encoded by the exons ATGATGAACAGCACCAGTATAAAACCCCTCAGGAGATCAGGGACATCTATAGTAACAATGAAAAGATTGAACAATACCTCATCGTTCCCGTTGGCACACGCTCCACTCTCAGCTGTCTCTGCTCATTCCTCAGCCGCAAAGACCAAGGGTGGCAACCAGCCATCTCCTACTCCAACCTACATAGAGTTCCCAACATCGCCCCAGCCACCTGATGATCACACCGGGTATCATGCTAATCACAATGGAACCATTGTTCATCATACTCACTCAAAGCACCCGCTTGCAGAGATCACTCTCTCAGAACTATTTACCTGCTCAGGTTGCAAGGAGTTTGGCACTGGCCGTAGGTATGCATGCCAAGATTGTGATTTTCAGCTTCATCACTTCTGTGCCTTATCTCCGCCCTCTCTTAAGGCTCATCCTTTCCATGGACAGCACCAACTCGTCTTCCATGCTAAACCTAAACAAG TTAAAGCTGGAATAGCGTGGCCAAGGTGTGATGTCTGCTGCAAGTCCACCAAAGGATTCACATTTAGATGCAGAGTCAAATCCTGTAATTTCCAGATGCATCCTTGTTGTGCCATGCTTTCCACCGAGATTAAATTTCCCAATCATCCGCACCTACTAAAAGTCTTACCCCAAGGAAACACTTTAACAGGTGGTGCTGGTGGTGGTAATGATCAACCAGGAATGGTGTGCAGTGAGTGCAAGAAGAAAAGGTCATCAGGTCGAGTGTACAGCTGCACAGTCTGTGACTACCATCTTCATGCACTGTGTGCTAAGTCCATGATCAATGGGCTTCAAGAATATGGGATCAAGCCTCCTGAAAAGCCCACTATGCTTGGGACTGCTGCTCGTCTCGCATCTCAGGTGGTTATTGAATTTATTGGCGGTCTTATTGAAGGATTTGGAGAAGGGGTCGGAGAGGTTCTGGTTCAGAATATtgggagaggaagaagaagCACTAACAGAAGAAGAATTGCATGA
- the LOC107017743 gene encoding galactan beta-1,4-galactosyltransferase GALS1 yields the protein MAKNPSNLVVTLLAFTLVMLIWNLQPYYDTILNPPASSNITDPNKRTFITYGNAASLFVQMGAYRGGPTTFAVVGLASKPLHVFGRPWYKCEWIPNTNTNSSKAKAYKILPDWGYGRVYTVVVVNCTFTVNPNVDNNGGKLILYAYYSESPKRYEKITALEEAPGSYNQSKFSPPYTYEYLYCGSSLYGNLSASRMREWMAYHAWFFGPSSHFVFHDAGGVSSEVRAVLEPWVQAGRVTLQDIRDQSEFDGYYYNQFLVVNDCLHRYRHSANWTFYFDVDEYIYLPDANTTLESVLRDFSNNTQFTIEQNAMSSILCLNNSTQNYSRLWGFEKLLFRDSRSNIRRDRKYAIQAKNAYATGVHMSENVVGGTLHQTETKIRYYHYHNSITVHEELCREFLPMSAKHNITWFDKVPYEYDDSMKKLTQTIKDFERNTININAAPDHTKNS from the exons ATGGCTAAAAATCCAAGTAATTTGGTAGTGACATTGCTCGCCTTCACTCTTGTGATGCTCATTTGGAATCTCCAACCTTACTACGATACCATCCTTAATCCCCCTGCATCCTCCAACATTACCGACCCTAACAAACGAACCTTCATTACTTACGGCAATGCCGCCTCTCTCTTCGTCCAGATGGGAGCCTATCGCGGCGGTCCCACTACTTTCGCCGTCGTCGGTCTCGCTTCCAAGCCGCTTCACGTCTTTGGCCGCCCATGGTATAAATGCGAGTGGATCCCCAATACCAATACCAACTCATCTAAGGCCAAAGCCTATAAGATCCTCCCTGACTGGGGTTACGGCCGTGTCTACACTGTGGTGGTTGTGAACTGCACATTTACTGTTAATCCTAACGTTGATAATAACGGAGGGAAGCTCATTCTCTACGCTTACTATAGTGAGTCACCCAAGAGATACGAGAAAATCACAGCATTGGAGGAAGCACCAGGGTCTTACAACCAATCCAAGTTCAGCCCGCCATATACCTACGAGTATCTGTATTGCGGTTCCTCCTTGTATGGGAATTTGAGTGCATCTAGGATGAGGGAGTGGATGGCCTATCACGCCTGGTTTTTCGGGCCCAGCTCCCATTTCGTGTTTCACGACGCCGGCGGGGTGTCATCCGAGGTAAGGGCCGTGCTGGAGCCGTGGGTACAGGCTGGTAGGGTCACGCTTCAGGATATAAGGGACCAATCCGAGTTCGATGGCTACTATTACAACCAGTTTTTGGTGGTGAATGATTGCCTCCATCGCTACAGACACTCTGCCAATTGGACCTTCTACTTTGATGTTGACGAGTACATATATCTTCCTGATGCCAACACTACTCTCGAATCTGTGTTAAGAGACTTCTCCAACAATACTCAGTTCACCATTGAGCAAAATGCCATGTCCAGCATCCTCTGTTTGAACAATTCCACTCAAAACTATTCCAG GCTGTGGGGCTTTGAGAAGTTGTTGTTCAGAGACTCGAGAAGTAACATTAGGAGAGATCGCAAGTATGCCATACAGGCAAAAAATGCGTATGCAACAGGTGTGCACATGTCGGAAAATGTAGTAGGAGGGACTTTGCACCAGACAGAAACTAAGATCCGCTACTATCATTATCACAACTCCATCACGGTACATGAGGAGCTGTGTCGTGAGTTTTTACCCATGTCTGCTAAGCATAACATAACCTGGTTCGATAAGGTACCCTACGAATATGATGACAGCATGAAGAAACTCACCCAAACCATCAAGGATTTTGAGCGAAATACTATCAATATTAATGCAGCTCCCGACCATACCAAAAACTCATAG